From the genome of Variovorax sp. RA8, one region includes:
- a CDS encoding PQQ-dependent sugar dehydrogenase yields the protein MPQFRLPASFAALLCAATAAWAQQPPAEEPGWAKGRPKTEAAQRMAPVPAFPIPTAADKLPTAKFKLPPGFKVETWASGVLDARGLRQGPGNTVFVSTLFVGNKVYAVAPKGNTREVKTVIDKMEKAAGIEYHKGSLYLATHKQILRYDNIESKLDNPGQPTVLYDKLPGGEDHSWKFIRIHKDKLYFPIGAPCNICDPGEYAKIYRMNLDGSGMETVASGVRNTVGFDFDPKTDRLWFTDNGRDWLSEELPNDELNVVTGPNQHFGYPYCHQGNIPDPEFGWGKSCSDFQKPAALLGPHAGSLGLKFYTGKMFPAKYQGAMFIARHGPWNRTVKYADVSVAWPDGKGGARVEPFMTGFVENNTYLGRPADFLVMKDGSLLVSDDHAGAIYRISYGK from the coding sequence ATGCCCCAGTTCCGCCTGCCTGCCAGTTTTGCCGCCCTGCTTTGTGCCGCCACGGCTGCGTGGGCCCAACAACCACCCGCCGAGGAGCCGGGCTGGGCCAAGGGCCGTCCGAAGACGGAGGCCGCCCAGCGCATGGCGCCGGTGCCCGCTTTCCCGATCCCGACCGCGGCCGACAAGCTGCCCACCGCCAAATTCAAGCTGCCGCCGGGCTTCAAGGTCGAGACCTGGGCCTCGGGCGTGCTCGACGCGCGCGGTCTGCGCCAGGGGCCCGGCAACACCGTGTTCGTCAGCACGCTGTTCGTCGGCAACAAGGTCTACGCGGTGGCCCCCAAGGGCAACACGCGCGAGGTCAAGACCGTCATCGACAAGATGGAGAAGGCTGCCGGCATCGAGTACCACAAGGGCAGCCTCTACCTGGCGACGCACAAGCAGATCCTGCGCTACGACAACATCGAATCCAAGCTCGACAACCCGGGCCAGCCGACGGTGCTCTACGACAAGCTGCCAGGCGGCGAGGACCACAGCTGGAAGTTCATCCGCATCCACAAGGACAAGCTCTACTTCCCGATCGGCGCGCCCTGCAACATCTGCGACCCCGGCGAGTACGCCAAGATCTACCGCATGAACCTCGACGGCAGCGGCATGGAGACCGTGGCCAGCGGCGTGCGCAACACCGTGGGCTTCGACTTCGACCCCAAGACCGACCGGCTCTGGTTCACCGACAACGGCCGCGACTGGCTCAGCGAGGAGCTCCCGAACGACGAACTCAACGTCGTCACGGGGCCGAACCAGCATTTCGGCTATCCGTACTGCCACCAGGGCAACATCCCCGACCCGGAGTTCGGCTGGGGCAAGTCGTGCAGCGACTTCCAGAAACCCGCCGCGCTGCTCGGCCCGCACGCCGGCTCGCTGGGGCTGAAGTTCTACACCGGCAAGATGTTTCCGGCCAAGTACCAGGGCGCCATGTTCATCGCGCGCCACGGCCCGTGGAACCGCACCGTCAAGTACGCCGACGTGTCCGTCGCCTGGCCCGACGGCAAGGGCGGCGCGAGGGTCGAGCCCTTCATGACCGGCTTCGTCGAGAACAACACGTACCTCGGCCGCCCGGCCGACTTCCTGGTGATGAAGGACGGCTCGCTGCTGGTGAGCGACGACCACGC
- a CDS encoding LysR family transcriptional regulator has translation MNAMHIDAIDLNLLRLFDAVYRARSVSRAADALGLTQPAASHGLGRLRLLLKDALFTRAPGGVAPTPRAERLAAAVQSALGTLEEALNESDRFEPGASRKTFRIHMSDIGESRFLPALMARLGALAPGVRLETLPLAPDEVAPALDSGRVDFAFGFLPKVPDTQRILLLKDRYIVLLRKGHPFTRGRRSGQALLESLQKLEYVAVRTHAETLRILQLLNLEDRVRLTTEHFMVLPAIVRATDLAVVMPRNIARGFAEEGGYTLVEPAFPLRDFAVSLHWSKRFEADPANSWLRGVIRDLFSE, from the coding sequence ATGAACGCTATGCATATCGACGCCATCGACCTGAACCTGTTGCGCCTCTTCGACGCCGTCTACCGCGCGCGCAGCGTGAGCCGCGCGGCCGATGCGCTGGGCCTCACCCAGCCGGCCGCCAGCCATGGCCTGGGGCGCCTGCGCCTGTTGCTGAAGGACGCGCTCTTCACCCGTGCGCCGGGCGGCGTGGCGCCCACCCCGCGCGCGGAGCGGCTCGCCGCCGCGGTGCAGTCGGCGCTGGGCACGCTGGAGGAAGCGCTCAACGAGTCCGACCGCTTCGAGCCCGGTGCCTCGCGCAAGACCTTCCGCATCCACATGAGCGACATCGGCGAGAGCCGCTTCCTGCCCGCGCTGATGGCGCGCCTGGGCGCGCTGGCGCCCGGCGTGCGGTTGGAGACCCTGCCGCTCGCCCCCGACGAGGTCGCGCCGGCGCTCGACAGCGGCCGCGTCGACTTTGCCTTCGGCTTCCTGCCCAAGGTGCCCGACACGCAGCGCATCCTGCTGCTGAAGGACCGCTACATCGTGCTGCTGCGCAAGGGCCATCCCTTCACGCGCGGGCGGCGCAGCGGCCAGGCACTGCTGGAGTCGCTGCAGAAGCTGGAGTACGTGGCGGTGCGCACGCACGCGGAGACGCTGCGCATACTCCAGCTTCTCAACCTGGAGGACCGGGTCCGGCTGACCACCGAGCACTTCATGGTGCTGCCGGCCATCGTGCGCGCCACCGACCTGGCGGTCGTGATGCCCCGCAACATCGCGCGCGGCTTCGCCGAGGAGGGCGGCTACACGCTCGTCGAGCCGGCCTTTCCGCTGCGCGACTTCGCGGTCTCGCTGCACTGGAGCAAGCGCTTCGAGGCGGACCCGGCGAACAGCTGGCTGCGGGGAGTGATCAGGGACCTGTTCTCGGAATAG
- a CDS encoding FecR domain-containing protein yields MRLTKISFRLLLLCVASLLAMPPAWAQPAGSIVGIVEGGAMLIRQTTRYTLAEGVALQEQDIIETAPGAFVQVELPGPVLVGIGESTRLMLRPRVGKGLTAPPLYLLQGWVKTTSGGAFNYASPAFEIATQAASTVVHTTGEQYEVFVESGTARLTLRASPPSSSQLAAGDFAQRREGATPTVARRAPPEFLGKVPRQFRDRLPARGGQFARRPVAPKPVGEIAYADVAAWLRTEPALRLPLLPLWRPRAAADPDFRAAAKAELPRHPEWEPYADPEGYARRMAEAAERRRAREAERRRAREAAAAAAAAAGSSGGAGKP; encoded by the coding sequence TTGCGGCTCACGAAGATATCGTTCAGGTTGCTCCTGCTGTGCGTCGCGAGCCTGCTCGCGATGCCGCCGGCATGGGCGCAACCGGCGGGCAGCATCGTCGGCATCGTCGAAGGCGGCGCCATGCTGATCCGGCAGACCACGCGCTACACGCTCGCCGAAGGCGTGGCCTTGCAGGAGCAGGACATCATCGAGACGGCGCCCGGCGCCTTCGTCCAGGTCGAGCTTCCCGGCCCCGTGCTCGTGGGCATCGGCGAATCGACCCGGCTCATGTTGCGGCCTCGCGTGGGCAAGGGGCTGACGGCCCCGCCGCTGTACCTTCTCCAGGGCTGGGTCAAGACCACCAGCGGGGGCGCCTTCAACTATGCAAGCCCCGCCTTCGAGATCGCGACGCAGGCCGCCAGCACGGTGGTCCACACGACCGGCGAGCAGTACGAGGTGTTCGTCGAAAGCGGCACTGCCAGGCTGACGCTGCGCGCAAGCCCCCCTTCGAGCTCGCAATTGGCCGCCGGCGATTTCGCACAACGGCGGGAAGGCGCCACGCCGACGGTCGCGCGGCGCGCGCCGCCCGAGTTCCTTGGCAAGGTGCCCCGGCAGTTCCGCGATCGCCTGCCCGCGCGCGGCGGGCAGTTTGCCAGGCGCCCTGTCGCCCCCAAGCCTGTCGGCGAGATTGCCTACGCCGACGTGGCCGCCTGGCTGCGCACCGAGCCGGCGTTGCGTCTTCCGCTGCTGCCGCTGTGGCGGCCGCGCGCAGCGGCCGATCCGGACTTCCGCGCGGCGGCCAAGGCCGAGCTGCCGCGGCACCCCGAGTGGGAACCCTATGCAGACCCCGAAGGCTACGCGCGGCGCATGGCCGAAGCGGCCGAGCGCCGCCGCGCCCGGGAGGCGGAGCGCCGGCGCGCACGCGAGGCAGCCGCAGCAGCAGCAGCAGCAGCAGGGTCCAGCGGCGGAGCGGGCAAACCCTAG
- a CDS encoding c-type heme family protein — protein sequence MRLLFKFNLIFLVVFIAGVLGAGKVSHDLLQSNAKEEVLNHARLTMEKAVAVRTYTNDQIRPLLETQMKYTFLPQTVPAYSATEVLATLAKNFPDYTYKEATLNPTNPRDRAVDWEADIVNRFRTQADKKEFVGERESGTGRSLYIARPLRITNAACLACHSTVEAAPRTLIDKYGPANGFGWQLNEVIGAQVVSVPMAVPLARAEQVFKVFMTSLIGIFVAIGIVLNLLLYLLVIRPVTALSKLANRVSLGEPDVPEFKAHGHDEIGTLAQSFARMRHSLDHAIKMLET from the coding sequence ATGCGCCTTCTATTCAAGTTCAATCTGATCTTCCTGGTGGTCTTCATCGCGGGGGTGCTCGGCGCGGGCAAGGTGTCGCATGACCTGCTGCAGAGCAACGCCAAGGAGGAAGTGCTCAACCACGCGCGCCTGACGATGGAAAAGGCGGTGGCGGTGCGCACCTACACCAACGACCAGATCCGCCCGCTGCTCGAGACGCAGATGAAGTACACCTTCCTGCCGCAGACGGTCCCGGCCTATTCCGCCACCGAAGTGCTGGCGACGCTGGCCAAGAACTTCCCCGACTACACCTACAAGGAAGCGACCCTGAACCCCACCAACCCGCGGGACCGGGCGGTCGACTGGGAAGCCGACATCGTGAACCGCTTCCGCACCCAGGCCGACAAGAAGGAGTTCGTCGGGGAGCGCGAGTCGGGCACCGGGCGTTCGCTCTACATCGCGCGCCCGCTGCGCATCACCAACGCCGCCTGCCTGGCCTGCCACAGCACCGTCGAGGCGGCGCCGCGCACACTGATCGACAAGTACGGCCCGGCCAACGGCTTCGGCTGGCAGCTGAACGAGGTGATCGGCGCGCAGGTGGTGTCGGTCCCCATGGCGGTGCCGCTGGCGCGCGCCGAGCAGGTGTTCAAGGTCTTCATGACTTCGCTCATCGGCATCTTCGTGGCGATCGGCATCGTGTTGAACCTGCTGCTCTACCTGCTCGTCATCCGGCCGGTGACGGCGCTGTCGAAGCTGGCCAACCGCGTCAGCCTCGGCGAGCCCGACGTCCCGGAATTCAAGGCGCATGGGCATGACGAGATCGGGACGCTGGCCCAGTCCTTCGCCCGCATGCGCCACAGCCTCGACCACGCCATCAAAATGCTCGAGACCTGA
- a CDS encoding serine/threonine-protein kinase, with amino-acid sequence MSAPIPSHVGPYPIRGVVGSGAMGMVYLAHDPAIDRPVAIKTIHRRLLESSDDDPSVVARFRVEAKAAGRLTHRNIVPVYQFGEDNDCAYIVMEYVAGRNLRDYIHAPRKLEIPQVLCLMLQLLDGLHYAHERGIVHRDIKPANLLVADDGRLKITDFGIARTESSNLTRGTSVIGSPGYIAPEQYTNSDVDRRVDVFSAGVLLYQMLSGATPFVGTDEAIMYKIVYEPHRPLSEVTNDPALEPFDVVLDRALAKDPAQRYATALAMRTALQALATEAVPDVLPPDIVLAPRLKGVETTPAAGKERDPSAPSRPGVASVPPAIDAATTPLTPSKPLPVTGPPSVPVPTGWDTAALSEVERELAQHVGPVARVLVRRAARGLTSLGAVRQAVAGAIDDFEARERFLAKAGAPPTRTGTAASSSGTQARPTQGGGEAPIGVPMREGDVDKAAAALLASLGPIARVVAKRCAAKSQTREQFVAHVVEQLTPGMDARRVQADLWRALG; translated from the coding sequence ATGTCCGCGCCCATCCCCTCCCATGTCGGTCCATACCCGATCCGCGGCGTGGTCGGCTCGGGCGCGATGGGCATGGTGTACCTGGCGCACGACCCCGCCATCGACCGGCCGGTGGCCATAAAGACGATCCACCGCCGCCTGCTCGAATCGAGCGACGACGACCCGAGCGTGGTGGCGCGCTTCCGGGTGGAGGCCAAGGCGGCAGGGCGGCTGACGCATCGCAACATCGTCCCGGTCTACCAGTTCGGCGAAGACAACGACTGCGCCTATATCGTCATGGAGTACGTCGCCGGGCGGAACCTGCGCGACTACATCCACGCGCCGCGCAAGCTCGAGATACCGCAGGTGCTGTGCCTGATGCTGCAGCTGCTCGACGGCTTGCACTACGCTCACGAGCGCGGCATCGTGCACCGCGACATCAAGCCGGCGAACCTGCTGGTTGCCGACGACGGGCGCCTCAAGATCACTGATTTCGGCATCGCGCGAACCGAGTCGTCGAACCTGACCCGCGGCACTTCCGTCATCGGGTCGCCCGGCTACATCGCCCCCGAGCAATACACCAACAGCGACGTCGACCGGCGCGTCGACGTGTTCTCGGCGGGCGTGCTGCTCTACCAGATGCTCAGCGGGGCGACCCCGTTCGTCGGCACGGACGAGGCGATCATGTACAAGATCGTCTACGAGCCGCACAGGCCGCTGAGCGAGGTGACGAACGACCCCGCGCTCGAACCCTTCGATGTGGTGCTCGACCGGGCGCTGGCAAAGGACCCGGCGCAGCGCTATGCCACGGCCCTGGCGATGCGGACCGCGCTGCAGGCACTCGCCACGGAGGCGGTGCCGGATGTTCTCCCGCCCGACATCGTGCTCGCGCCACGGCTCAAGGGCGTCGAGACAACGCCGGCCGCGGGGAAGGAGCGCGACCCATCCGCGCCCTCCAGGCCGGGCGTCGCATCGGTGCCGCCGGCCATCGACGCTGCGACGACACCCCTGACGCCGTCGAAACCGCTGCCCGTCACCGGCCCGCCGTCGGTCCCCGTGCCCACCGGATGGGATACCGCGGCGCTGTCCGAGGTCGAGCGCGAGCTGGCCCAGCATGTCGGCCCGGTGGCGCGCGTGCTGGTGCGCCGCGCCGCGCGTGGATTGACCTCGCTCGGGGCTGTGCGCCAGGCCGTCGCCGGTGCCATCGACGATTTCGAAGCGCGCGAGCGCTTCCTGGCCAAGGCCGGTGCGCCGCCCACCCGCACCGGTACCGCGGCCTCGTCGTCGGGCACGCAGGCCCGGCCCACGCAGGGCGGGGGCGAAGCGCCGATCGGCGTGCCGATGCGCGAGGGCGACGTCGACAAGGCGGCCGCCGCGCTCCTTGCCTCGCTGGGACCCATCGCGCGGGTCGTCGCCAAGCGCTGCGCCGCGAAGTCGCAAACCCGCGAGCAATTCGTCGCTCACGTGGTCGAGCAGCTCACGCCGGGCATGGATGCGCGCCGTGTGCAAGCCGACCTGTGGCGTGCGCTCGGCTGA
- the tagH gene encoding type VI secretion system-associated FHA domain protein TagH, which translates to MIALRVTRRPGATEPDATALPMPPEGLTIGRSVECALVLADPLRLVSRQHAQVIAVGQAARVRCISSSAPLWVNGMQLDPGGERALLVGDRLRIGGFELAVEPAAATAAQRSRLDRWFDLEDAPDPLAAESPLPALASSPEEAAAPSAVVSWQTSRHVVRTGTPMVPGASSMPPAPPPPPPVAAAEAADSTAPAPLSDAPPPAAPRRGVRRPADMPPELRELAAAFGRGAGLGAEAAPLTPEWMEHLGALLRATAEGTLALLQSRAITKRQMRAEGTRIAPRQNNPLKFSPDATEALSRMLQREASPGFLDPVAALHDAHRDLLVHQVAMVAGMRAAVFELFSRLGPEAAENGEGPAHGISRLPLFRAAALWHRHRMQHAQLLEHLDDDFQTIFGREFLRAYEAQSRLDPDVGPDAGRDPGPTSPEAPWPSVR; encoded by the coding sequence GTGATCGCACTGCGTGTCACGCGCCGGCCCGGCGCCACCGAACCCGACGCGACGGCGCTTCCGATGCCGCCCGAGGGCCTCACGATCGGCCGCTCCGTCGAATGCGCCCTGGTACTGGCAGACCCGCTGCGCCTGGTGTCGCGCCAGCACGCGCAGGTGATTGCGGTCGGCCAGGCCGCGCGCGTACGCTGCATCAGCAGCAGCGCGCCCTTGTGGGTGAACGGCATGCAGCTCGATCCGGGCGGCGAGCGGGCCCTGCTGGTGGGCGACCGCTTGCGCATCGGCGGGTTCGAACTCGCCGTCGAGCCCGCGGCGGCGACGGCTGCGCAGCGCTCTCGGCTGGATCGCTGGTTCGACCTGGAAGACGCGCCCGATCCGCTCGCGGCCGAATCCCCGCTGCCGGCCCTTGCATCTTCGCCCGAGGAGGCGGCGGCACCCAGCGCGGTGGTGTCGTGGCAGACCAGCCGGCATGTCGTGCGCACGGGCACGCCGATGGTGCCCGGCGCGTCCTCGATGCCACCGGCACCGCCGCCGCCCCCGCCCGTCGCGGCAGCCGAGGCGGCCGATTCGACAGCGCCGGCGCCTCTTTCGGACGCGCCGCCGCCGGCCGCCCCCAGGAGAGGCGTTCGCCGTCCGGCAGACATGCCGCCGGAACTGCGCGAGCTCGCAGCGGCTTTCGGCCGCGGCGCCGGTCTGGGCGCCGAGGCCGCGCCGCTCACGCCGGAATGGATGGAACACCTCGGCGCGCTGCTGCGGGCCACGGCCGAGGGCACGCTCGCGTTGCTGCAAAGCCGCGCCATCACGAAGCGCCAGATGCGCGCCGAGGGCACGCGCATCGCGCCACGCCAGAACAACCCCCTGAAGTTCTCGCCGGATGCGACCGAAGCGCTGAGTCGAATGCTGCAGCGCGAGGCCAGCCCCGGCTTCCTCGATCCCGTGGCGGCGTTGCACGACGCGCATCGCGACCTGCTGGTCCACCAGGTCGCAATGGTGGCCGGCATGCGCGCGGCGGTGTTCGAGCTCTTCTCCCGGCTCGGTCCCGAGGCCGCCGAGAACGGGGAGGGCCCGGCCCACGGCATTTCGCGCCTTCCCTTGTTCCGCGCCGCAGCCCTCTGGCATCGCCACCGCATGCAGCACGCCCAGTTGCTCGAGCACCTGGACGATGACTTCCAGACCATCTTCGGACGCGAGTTCCTGCGGGCCTACGAGGCCCAGTCGCGCCTCGATCCCGACGTTGGCCCTGACGCTGGCCGCGACCCGGGCCCCACATCGCCGGAGGCGCCATGGCCGAGCGTGCGTTGA
- a CDS encoding PP2C family protein-serine/threonine phosphatase: MAERALTVSLAALSQTGRRECNEDAFGYWEGAGSLVAVLCDGAGGHGGGQTASRAAVTHVLEAFALHPEVSLNALQWLVQGANGAVVAQQVAGTLTADMRTTIVVLLLDLFSGAALWAHAGDSRLYRWRDARFLGRTRDQSLEQRLRDAGLSAAGTASGQLTSALGSPEGFDFETLEAPQVLASGDALLLCTDGLWSAFDELAMARSLDGCSGVQAWLDRLEAGVRQAGRSDQDNYSALAVWCGAG; this comes from the coding sequence ATGGCCGAGCGTGCGTTGACCGTCTCGCTCGCCGCGCTGTCGCAAACCGGGCGGCGCGAGTGCAACGAGGATGCCTTCGGCTATTGGGAAGGCGCCGGTTCCCTGGTGGCCGTCCTGTGCGACGGCGCCGGCGGCCATGGCGGCGGCCAGACGGCATCGCGCGCCGCGGTGACGCATGTGCTGGAAGCCTTCGCGCTCCATCCCGAGGTCAGCCTGAACGCGCTGCAGTGGCTGGTCCAGGGGGCCAACGGCGCCGTCGTCGCGCAGCAGGTCGCCGGCACCCTGACGGCCGACATGCGCACCACCATCGTGGTGCTGCTGCTCGATCTTTTCAGCGGCGCTGCGCTCTGGGCCCATGCCGGCGACTCGCGCCTGTACCGCTGGCGCGACGCCCGATTCCTCGGGCGCACGCGCGACCAGAGCCTCGAACAGCGCTTGCGCGACGCCGGCCTGAGCGCGGCCGGCACCGCTTCCGGGCAGCTGACGTCGGCGCTCGGCTCGCCCGAAGGCTTCGACTTCGAGACGCTGGAAGCTCCGCAGGTGCTTGCTTCCGGCGATGCGCTGCTGCTGTGCACCGACGGCCTCTGGTCGGCCTTCGACGAACTGGCGATGGCGCGCAGCCTCGACGGCTGCAGCGGCGTCCAGGCCTGGCTCGATCGGCTCGAAGCGGGCGTGCGGCAAGCCGGCCGCAGCGACCAGGACAACTATTCGGCGCTTGCGGTCTGGTGCGGGGCGGGTTGA
- the tagF gene encoding type VI secretion system-associated protein TagF, whose product MVKLPSRRVCWYGKLPARGDFVGRGLPPRWRSDWDGWLQRGLALAATTLDGAALRERLRAFAPWRYLALPAPGEIWCGIVVPSHDRVGRAFPLTLAERLTEPASPAESAARLASLLGAAAEGPEALEAAIAALPPRAGQEFQPAEAWPPQPASLWWPLAAAHDGLPRMAAWPPEPGLVLELLDIQADSGR is encoded by the coding sequence ATGGTGAAGCTGCCGTCGCGTCGCGTGTGCTGGTACGGCAAGCTGCCCGCGCGCGGCGACTTCGTCGGCCGCGGCCTGCCGCCGCGCTGGCGCAGCGACTGGGACGGTTGGCTGCAGCGGGGGCTGGCCCTTGCCGCTACGACGCTGGACGGCGCGGCTTTGCGCGAACGGCTTCGCGCCTTCGCGCCTTGGCGCTACCTGGCGCTGCCGGCGCCCGGCGAGATCTGGTGCGGCATCGTCGTGCCTTCGCACGATCGCGTTGGACGTGCGTTTCCGTTGACGTTGGCCGAACGCTTGACCGAGCCGGCGTCGCCGGCTGAAAGCGCCGCGCGGCTCGCGTCGCTGCTTGGCGCGGCAGCTGAAGGACCCGAGGCACTCGAGGCAGCAATCGCCGCCCTGCCGCCGCGCGCGGGGCAGGAATTCCAGCCCGCCGAGGCCTGGCCGCCGCAGCCGGCCAGCCTGTGGTGGCCGCTCGCCGCTGCGCACGATGGCCTTCCGCGGATGGCGGCTTGGCCGCCGGAGCCGGGGCTGGTGCTGGAGCTGTTGGATATTCAGGCTGATTCCGGCAGATAG